From one Saprospiraceae bacterium genomic stretch:
- a CDS encoding beta-galactosidase trimerization domain-containing protein, whose amino-acid sequence MAGAGLILAPGQRSAPSYSNPDQAFQLRYRQVHLDFHTSELIEDIASQFDPTEFAQTLKKSYVDSVTVFGRCHHGMIYYDTDLYPERRHPYLRRNLLKEQIEACHRLNIRTPIYLTVQWDHFSANQHPEWILIDDHGKRVGTEPYQPGFYREMDVDSPYRDFLKSHIAELFEKVPVDGLFLDIVRPRESSAPHYIQGMLRKKLDPTNPEHRLLYATNLMEEFRHDLSTFIRKLDKNCSIFYNGGHISPDIRNTLTDYSHLELESLPSGGWGYMHFPLTGRYARTLGTDLLGMTGKFHTSWGDFHSLKNLPALQYECFTMLALNAKCSIGDQLHPKGKLDRATYDLIGKVYEEVARKEAWCKYAKPVVEIGVFSPEASDRSAGRVPDAAMGVVRMLQEGRYQFDVIDATSDWTYYKLLIMPDIIEVDEGLKAKLERFVASGGALIASHKSGLKPNEMEFASGIFGVEAVGEAPYSPDFIQCQGAISKGLPETELVMYLQGLEVKATDGAVLANATIPYFNRTYQHFVSHRHTPSTNQVGYPAIVQKGKVIYFMHPIFTQYGQNAPLWCKKLVLNAVESLLPDALIKVEGPSTILTALNEQKKSNRLIVHLLHYIAERRGKAFDVIEEVIPLYNLKVEISTNQRIKKVLAVPEGTPIPFKQTSNKLGFVLPKLGGHQMIELTY is encoded by the coding sequence ATGGCAGGGGCTGGGCTTATCCTTGCACCCGGGCAGAGGTCAGCTCCATCTTATTCTAACCCCGATCAGGCTTTTCAGCTGAGGTATAGGCAGGTTCATCTCGACTTTCACACCTCCGAACTGATAGAAGATATTGCCTCCCAATTTGACCCAACGGAGTTTGCCCAGACACTAAAAAAGTCCTATGTCGATTCGGTCACTGTATTTGGGCGATGCCATCATGGTATGATCTATTATGATACTGATTTGTACCCGGAGCGCCGGCACCCTTATCTGCGGCGCAATCTGCTCAAGGAACAAATCGAGGCCTGTCACAGACTCAATATCAGGACCCCAATCTATCTGACGGTACAATGGGATCACTTCTCCGCCAATCAACATCCGGAGTGGATCCTGATCGATGATCATGGCAAAAGGGTCGGCACAGAACCTTACCAACCGGGTTTTTACAGAGAGATGGATGTGGACTCGCCATACCGGGATTTTCTAAAAAGTCATATTGCTGAGTTATTTGAAAAGGTACCCGTAGATGGGTTATTTCTCGATATTGTACGACCAAGAGAAAGTTCGGCACCCCACTATATCCAGGGGATGCTCCGCAAAAAATTGGACCCCACCAACCCTGAGCATCGGCTATTATATGCTACCAATTTGATGGAAGAATTCAGGCATGACCTTTCGACCTTTATCCGCAAGCTTGACAAAAACTGTTCTATTTTCTATAACGGGGGACACATCTCCCCGGACATCCGCAATACGCTGACTGATTATTCTCACCTCGAACTGGAGTCCCTGCCCAGTGGTGGCTGGGGCTATATGCACTTCCCTTTGACAGGTCGTTATGCAAGGACTTTAGGGACTGACCTCTTGGGCATGACCGGGAAGTTTCATACTTCGTGGGGAGATTTTCACTCCTTAAAAAATCTGCCGGCGCTGCAATATGAATGCTTTACCATGCTGGCCCTGAATGCCAAATGCTCTATCGGTGATCAGCTTCATCCTAAGGGTAAACTGGATCGGGCCACCTATGATTTGATCGGCAAGGTATACGAAGAAGTAGCTCGTAAAGAAGCCTGGTGTAAATACGCAAAACCTGTAGTGGAGATTGGGGTCTTTAGCCCAGAAGCTTCCGACAGATCAGCAGGTCGTGTGCCGGATGCTGCGATGGGGGTTGTGCGCATGTTGCAGGAAGGTCGCTACCAATTTGATGTGATAGATGCGACCTCAGACTGGACCTATTATAAACTCCTGATCATGCCGGATATCATAGAAGTAGACGAAGGATTAAAGGCCAAACTGGAACGTTTCGTAGCCAGCGGCGGTGCTCTTATCGCCAGTCATAAATCAGGATTAAAGCCCAACGAGATGGAATTTGCATCCGGGATCTTTGGCGTGGAAGCAGTCGGCGAGGCACCGTACAGCCCGGATTTTATTCAATGTCAGGGGGCTATTAGCAAAGGACTACCTGAGACAGAGCTGGTTATGTACCTGCAGGGACTCGAAGTAAAAGCCACTGATGGGGCTGTGTTAGCCAATGCTACTATACCCTATTTTAATCGAACTTATCAGCACTTCGTATCCCACCGGCACACACCGTCTACCAACCAGGTTGGTTATCCTGCCATAGTACAAAAAGGCAAGGTCATTTATTTTATGCATCCCATTTTTACTCAATATGGACAGAATGCACCATTATGGTGTAAAAAACTGGTGTTGAACGCGGTAGAATCATTATTGCCCGATGCATTGATCAAAGTAGAAGGGCCCTCGACCATTCTGACAGCACTCAATGAACAGAAAAAATCTAATCGCCTCATAGTACATCTGCTGCATTATATCGCCGAACGCAGAGGAAAGGCCTTTGATGTCATCGAAGAGGTAATACCACTATATAATTTAAAAGTAGAAATATCAACTAATCAAAGAATCAAAAAAGTACTGGCTGTACCAGAAGGCACACCAATACCTTTTAAGCAGACAAGTAATAAACTAGGTTTTGTGTTACCTAAATTGGGCGGTCACCAAATGATAGAGCTAACGTATTGA
- the mtaB gene encoding tRNA (N(6)-L-threonylcarbamoyladenosine(37)-C(2))-methylthiotransferase MtaB, whose amino-acid sequence MGAPRSIAFHTLGCKLNFSESSTLSNLCEKEGYHVTDFDQPADIYVINTCSVTEQADKKCRYAIRQALQLAPDAKIIVTGCYAQLKPQEIVDIPGVSLVLGAGEKFRITEYLDALSEGNGLAPMQAGAIQEVKTFSSSYSFGDRTRSFLKVQDGCDYKCSFCTIPLARGKSRSDTIENALAKAQEIATLGTKEIVLTGINLGDFGNGTEVIEGTKPKKEALFIDLARVLDRALDIPRIRISSIEPNLCTDEIINFVADSSRFMPHFHMPLQSGSNLILRSMQRRYKKEIYSARVEHIKNRMPYACIGVDVIVGFPGETDAAFQETYDFLHQLEVSYFHVFTYSERPNTAAVKIPGTVPMHIRRERNEILRTLSEKKKHHFYREHLNTTRQVLVEHDGDADHWAGFTDNYIRVQVPKSMAKPNELVSVCLSSFNELGEVEATEPPKNKVDIENLNSLATLS is encoded by the coding sequence ATGGGAGCCCCCAGAAGCATCGCATTTCACACGTTAGGTTGTAAACTCAACTTCTCGGAGAGTTCGACCTTGAGCAATCTTTGCGAAAAGGAGGGTTATCATGTGACCGACTTTGATCAGCCGGCAGATATCTATGTGATCAATACCTGCAGTGTCACGGAGCAAGCGGACAAAAAATGTCGCTACGCGATACGCCAGGCCTTACAACTGGCACCCGATGCCAAGATCATCGTCACGGGTTGTTATGCTCAGCTCAAACCTCAGGAGATTGTCGATATCCCCGGAGTATCTCTGGTATTGGGAGCCGGGGAAAAGTTTAGAATCACCGAATATCTTGATGCACTTTCAGAGGGCAATGGCCTGGCACCAATGCAAGCTGGAGCTATCCAGGAGGTCAAGACTTTTAGTTCGTCTTATTCTTTTGGTGACAGGACACGATCGTTTCTCAAAGTGCAGGATGGATGCGATTATAAATGTTCTTTTTGTACGATTCCGCTGGCGAGGGGCAAAAGCAGGAGCGACACCATCGAAAACGCCCTCGCCAAAGCGCAGGAAATTGCTACACTTGGCACCAAAGAAATCGTACTCACCGGTATCAACCTGGGCGATTTTGGCAATGGCACCGAAGTGATCGAGGGGACCAAACCTAAGAAAGAAGCCTTATTTATCGATCTTGCCAGAGTACTGGATCGAGCGCTTGACATCCCAAGGATCCGTATCTCCTCCATCGAGCCAAATCTTTGCACCGATGAGATCATAAACTTTGTCGCTGACTCCTCGCGATTTATGCCCCACTTTCATATGCCCCTGCAGAGTGGCAGCAATCTGATCCTTCGATCGATGCAGCGCAGGTATAAAAAAGAAATCTACTCAGCCAGGGTAGAGCACATTAAAAATCGAATGCCATATGCTTGTATAGGAGTAGATGTGATCGTAGGTTTTCCGGGCGAGACCGATGCAGCTTTTCAAGAGACTTATGATTTTTTGCATCAATTGGAGGTGTCTTATTTTCACGTATTTACTTATTCTGAAAGACCTAATACAGCAGCAGTAAAAATACCTGGTACGGTCCCTATGCATATACGTAGAGAGCGGAATGAGATCCTGCGCACCCTCAGCGAAAAGAAAAAACATCATTTTTATCGCGAGCATTTAAATACGACGAGACAGGTTTTGGTAGAGCATGATGGCGATGCGGATCATTGGGCTGGCTTTACAGACAATTATATCCGGGTACAGGTGCCAAAGTCTATGGCCAAACCCAACGAATTGGTCAGCGTCTGTCTGTCCTCTTTTAATGAGCTGGGTGAAGTGGAGGCCACAGAACCACCAAAGAATAAAGTAGATATAGAAAATCTTAACTCCTTAGCGACTTTGAGTTAA
- a CDS encoding DUF389 domain-containing protein: MNIKIINRLSLLKEREDFAVVQVNIKKNSLAEGTNLWILFFAILIACLGLNINSSAVVIGAMLISPLIGPIVGIGFGVAINDLKLLKTAFTSYIFATTVGLIASTIYFLISPMHAAHSEILARTTPSIYDVMIASFGGFAGIIAMTSKQKGNVIPGVAIATALMPPLCTAGYGLATAQFNYFLGAFYLYIINSVFIFAATIVITNLMKFPSKKYDDPKLEIKEKRITWIIIFLTLVPSIYLGYNLIQKLRFTEKAEKFITAEAIFKNDYLLKKEINPGRKSMILTYGGREISKEEKDNVRKKLKYYDLDSISLQINNGFYFENDDKNLTQLNQTTEQLSQIGVALNQSAEENQVLKATLDSIQHQYDLGAKLYKELKILYPDLGEAVIQPATILQDTVDARQVVYLVALTLNKDPGKTERDKLESWLKTRIGDERFALQIYIKPQ; the protein is encoded by the coding sequence ATGAATATAAAAATCATCAATAGGCTGAGCCTGCTCAAGGAAAGGGAGGATTTTGCAGTAGTGCAGGTCAACATCAAAAAAAATTCACTGGCAGAAGGCACCAATCTCTGGATTTTGTTTTTTGCTATTTTGATTGCCTGCCTTGGCCTCAATATCAATTCTTCTGCCGTGGTGATAGGAGCTATGTTGATCTCTCCCCTGATCGGGCCGATCGTAGGCATAGGGTTTGGCGTGGCGATCAATGACCTCAAATTGCTAAAGACCGCTTTTACCAGTTATATTTTTGCGACAACCGTAGGCCTCATAGCTTCTACGATCTATTTTTTAATCTCCCCCATGCATGCCGCGCATTCTGAGATCCTGGCCAGGACGACACCTTCAATTTATGATGTAATGATCGCTTCGTTTGGTGGTTTTGCCGGAATTATAGCCATGACAAGTAAGCAGAAAGGCAATGTCATCCCCGGGGTGGCTATTGCTACAGCCCTCATGCCACCTCTATGTACTGCCGGATATGGTTTGGCTACTGCACAGTTTAATTATTTCCTGGGAGCTTTTTATCTCTATATCATCAATAGTGTATTCATATTCGCAGCGACGATCGTCATCACCAACCTGATGAAGTTTCCCTCAAAAAAATACGATGATCCGAAACTGGAAATCAAAGAAAAAAGAATCACCTGGATCATCATCTTTCTCACCCTGGTACCCAGTATTTACCTGGGGTATAACCTAATTCAAAAGCTTCGATTTACAGAGAAAGCGGAAAAGTTTATCACAGCGGAAGCCATTTTTAAAAATGATTATTTACTCAAAAAAGAGATCAATCCGGGAAGGAAATCCATGATACTCACCTATGGTGGAAGAGAAATATCGAAGGAAGAAAAAGATAATGTCCGAAAAAAGTTGAAATATTATGACCTGGATAGCATTTCACTTCAGATCAACAATGGTTTTTATTTTGAAAATGATGACAAAAACCTTACGCAATTAAATCAAACAACGGAACAATTAAGCCAAATCGGAGTCGCCTTAAATCAAAGTGCGGAAGAAAACCAGGTGCTCAAAGCGACCCTGGACAGTATCCAACATCAATATGACCTGGGCGCAAAATTGTATAAAGAATTAAAAATATTATACCCCGATCTGGGCGAGGCAGTCATCCAGCCTGCTACGATCCTACAAGATACCGTGGATGCCCGGCAAGTCGTGTACTTGGTCGCCCTGACCTTAAACAAAGATCCGGGCAAGACCGAAAGAGATAAGCTGGAATCATGGCTAAAAACAAGGATCGGCGATGAACGATTTGCTCTGCAGATATATATTAAACCTCAATAA
- a CDS encoding efflux RND transporter periplasmic adaptor subunit, which translates to MKGIYIVLIGLWTWSACKSTSEAPATTMPNEEVEHIVLTKNQFESSGYELGTIQKKNFVTEIHASGMIDLPEKNKYVISSYLGGVVNDMNLINGQRVNKGQVLFRLTNPELITWQQEYIELQGQHDYLKDEYQRQKTLAEENLSARKNYLKADADLKMNEAKIAGLEKKLELLGFSPSKINTASFISSVPVLASTSGYVSDIAVVKGEFLQANQAAMTIYNTDHLHLELKVLERDFRFLKLEQPILFKLSSDTSVTYMATVHQIEPLVDDHSLINIHCHLDDHATRRLIPGMYVNAEINIGQKEVLALPENAVISIENKDYILIKRPGAELNFQKTLVEKGLINNGWVEILHAEKFSSEDQFLTKGAYYLVTGG; encoded by the coding sequence ATGAAAGGAATATATATTGTATTAATCGGTTTATGGACATGGTCGGCATGTAAATCCACATCAGAGGCGCCTGCTACCACAATGCCAAATGAAGAGGTAGAGCATATAGTCTTAACCAAAAATCAATTTGAATCATCTGGATATGAGCTGGGTACCATACAGAAAAAAAACTTTGTAACCGAAATACATGCTTCAGGAATGATCGACCTTCCGGAAAAAAACAAATATGTCATCAGCTCCTACCTGGGAGGCGTAGTCAATGATATGAACCTGATCAATGGGCAACGTGTCAATAAAGGTCAGGTATTGTTTCGATTGACCAACCCGGAATTAATCACCTGGCAACAAGAATATATCGAATTACAAGGTCAGCACGATTATCTCAAAGACGAATATCAGCGACAGAAGACCTTGGCGGAAGAAAACCTCTCTGCCAGAAAAAACTACCTCAAAGCGGATGCTGATCTTAAAATGAATGAAGCCAAAATAGCAGGCCTCGAAAAAAAACTGGAATTGTTGGGATTCAGCCCTTCAAAAATCAATACCGCTTCTTTTATTTCATCGGTACCTGTATTGGCATCCACGAGCGGGTATGTATCCGATATCGCCGTAGTAAAGGGCGAATTTCTCCAGGCCAATCAGGCGGCAATGACTATATATAACACCGATCATTTACATCTTGAGCTCAAAGTGTTAGAAAGAGATTTTAGGTTTTTAAAACTGGAACAACCCATTTTGTTCAAACTGTCCTCCGATACTTCTGTCACCTATATGGCCACCGTACATCAAATAGAACCCCTGGTAGATGACCATAGCCTGATCAATATTCACTGTCATCTCGACGATCATGCTACCCGGCGACTGATCCCGGGCATGTATGTTAATGCAGAAATCAATATCGGTCAAAAGGAAGTCCTGGCTCTGCCGGAGAATGCGGTGATATCGATTGAAAACAAAGACTATATTTTGATCAAACGACCGGGTGCGGAGCTTAACTTCCAGAAAACTTTGGTAGAAAAAGGCCTTATTAATAATGGCTGGGTAGAAATACTTCATGCTGAAAAATTTTCTTCTGAAGATCAGTTTTTGACCAAAGGAGCTTATTACCTGGTGACAGGAGGATGA
- a CDS encoding BNR-4 repeat-containing protein: MTKFLKKKCWLVFFVFYFNLFQGLQGQVYHHITDAGAWCWFSDPRAIYLHGKETSVLTGWVKEDGSIEAARINLKTKEIQKQILFNQLEKDDHDNPAFLELADKGYMAFYAKHGRGDLYYHRNSEKEDQLFGEVTIFDPIGKEELEKFPRRQVTYANPVQLSNENNRIYCFGRWTGYKPNMMWSEDNGKTFTKSKVFIAEEGFRNANRPYVKYYSDGKSRIHFIFTDGHPRDEPVNSVYYAYYEQGAFWRADGTKICNLQDIPFKPKDATVVYQATMETGRAWVHDIVADKKGHPTILYTRYPTEQEHIYSYAQFDGKQWHNHFICNSGSWFPQTKPGEEEKEPNYSAGLILHPLHLNTVYLSRKINGIFEIEKWVTKNHGQDWTSTTITANSKYDNVRPFIPRNMRRKDKTMLLWMVNEKYIHYTDYKTSINFIIE; encoded by the coding sequence ATGACGAAGTTTTTGAAAAAAAAATGTTGGTTAGTTTTCTTTGTTTTCTACTTCAATTTATTCCAGGGATTGCAGGGGCAGGTATACCACCATATAACAGATGCAGGAGCATGGTGCTGGTTTTCTGATCCCCGGGCGATTTATCTTCATGGCAAAGAAACATCGGTGCTGACCGGTTGGGTAAAAGAAGATGGAAGCATCGAAGCTGCACGAATTAATCTTAAAACCAAGGAAATTCAAAAACAAATTCTTTTTAATCAATTAGAAAAAGATGATCACGATAATCCTGCCTTTCTTGAACTTGCAGATAAAGGATACATGGCGTTTTATGCCAAACATGGGCGTGGAGATCTTTATTATCATCGAAATTCAGAAAAAGAGGATCAACTATTTGGAGAGGTTACCATTTTTGATCCCATTGGTAAAGAGGAGCTTGAAAAATTTCCCCGAAGGCAGGTCACTTATGCCAATCCTGTACAATTATCAAATGAAAACAATAGGATATATTGTTTCGGAAGGTGGACTGGATACAAGCCGAACATGATGTGGTCAGAAGACAATGGAAAAACGTTTACTAAATCAAAAGTATTTATTGCAGAAGAAGGTTTTAGAAACGCCAACAGGCCCTATGTAAAATATTATTCCGATGGCAAATCACGCATCCATTTTATTTTTACGGATGGGCACCCGAGAGATGAACCGGTTAACTCTGTGTATTATGCCTATTATGAGCAAGGTGCTTTTTGGCGAGCTGATGGGACTAAAATATGTAATCTTCAGGACATACCATTTAAACCCAAAGATGCTACTGTAGTATATCAGGCTACAATGGAAACAGGCAGAGCCTGGGTGCATGATATAGTGGCAGACAAAAAGGGTCACCCTACCATACTTTATACCAGATACCCTACAGAACAAGAACATATTTATAGTTATGCTCAATTTGATGGGAAGCAGTGGCACAATCATTTTATATGTAATTCGGGTAGCTGGTTTCCACAGACCAAGCCGGGTGAAGAAGAAAAGGAACCCAATTATTCGGCAGGATTGATATTGCACCCCCTACACCTTAATACCGTCTATCTGTCAAGAAAAATAAATGGGATATTTGAAATCGAAAAATGGGTTACGAAAAATCATGGCCAGGACTGGACATCGACGACGATCACGGCTAATTCAAAATACGATAATGTGAGACCATTTATTCCAAGGAATATGAGGAGAAAAGATAAAACAATGTTATTGTGGATGGTTAATGAAAAATATATTCATTATACCGATTATAAGACCAGTATTAATTTTATTATAGAATAG
- a CDS encoding TolC family protein, with translation MIKSQKIKKTILFIVVVSYLLPGFSVAQSAMPDSLLAEVTLSNAITYAIRRQPAIQQAQLNEEITSARILSKLADWYPQVNFNFNLQHNFIVNKAVIGGNIIKLGASNTSAGQFTATQNIFNRDALLAKRTQGDVLLQSKQATSSDKINLAAGVSKAFYDVLLTMQQIKVAESNIVRIERSLKDAQHQYEAGIVDKIDYKRATITLNNLQASKKSNEDLLLAKLTWLKSLMNYPENSDLHILYDSLQMEQEILLDTTQAPDYTNRIEYQQLQTQKRLLTTNVLYNKWSFLPTLSANAAFNLNFQNNNFGELYGAVYPNSYLGLTLGLPLYQGGKRKTNITIAEMQLHSNDLDILYFKNAVNAAYAQALAVYKSHLTNYLALKENVTLAKEVYDIIQLQYRSGIKTYLEVITSEADLRTAQINYFNAVYQLLTSKIDVQKALGQINY, from the coding sequence ATGATTAAGTCCCAGAAGATAAAGAAGACCATACTATTTATTGTAGTCGTATCCTACCTGTTGCCTGGTTTTTCAGTGGCTCAGTCTGCCATGCCGGATAGTCTCCTGGCAGAGGTCACCCTATCCAATGCTATCACCTATGCCATCCGCAGACAACCGGCCATCCAGCAAGCCCAGTTGAATGAAGAAATCACCTCAGCGCGCATACTCAGCAAACTGGCAGACTGGTACCCTCAGGTAAACTTCAATTTTAATCTTCAGCACAATTTTATCGTCAATAAAGCAGTCATCGGAGGCAATATCATCAAGCTGGGAGCCAGCAATACTTCTGCCGGTCAGTTTACGGCCACCCAAAACATCTTTAACAGGGATGCTTTACTCGCCAAAAGAACACAGGGTGATGTCCTGCTGCAATCCAAACAGGCCACCAGCAGTGACAAGATCAACCTGGCAGCCGGCGTATCCAAAGCATTTTATGATGTATTGCTGACCATGCAACAAATTAAAGTGGCGGAGTCCAATATAGTCAGGATCGAAAGAAGCCTTAAAGATGCACAGCATCAATATGAAGCCGGTATCGTTGACAAGATCGATTACAAACGGGCGACCATCACCCTCAACAATCTGCAGGCTTCCAAAAAAAGCAATGAAGATCTGCTGCTGGCCAAACTCACCTGGTTAAAATCCTTGATGAACTATCCGGAAAATTCTGATCTCCACATCCTCTATGACAGCTTGCAAATGGAGCAGGAAATCCTGCTCGATACCACCCAGGCGCCGGATTATACCAACCGCATTGAATATCAACAGCTGCAAACCCAAAAAAGGCTGTTGACGACCAATGTACTCTATAATAAATGGAGTTTTCTACCAACCCTCTCAGCCAATGCGGCTTTTAATCTGAACTTTCAGAACAATAATTTTGGCGAGTTGTATGGAGCGGTCTATCCCAATTCTTATCTCGGACTGACCCTGGGGCTACCCTTGTATCAGGGTGGAAAAAGGAAAACCAATATCACCATTGCGGAAATGCAATTGCACAGCAATGATCTGGATATACTCTATTTCAAAAATGCAGTCAATGCGGCTTATGCGCAAGCGTTGGCAGTCTACAAAAGTCATTTGACTAATTACCTTGCACTCAAAGAAAATGTAACGCTGGCAAAAGAAGTTTACGACATCATTCAGCTACAATACAGGTCTGGTATTAAAACGTATCTCGAAGTGATCACCTCCGAGGCAGATCTGCGTACTGCTCAGATCAATTATTTTAATGCAGTCTACCAATTGCTGACCAGTAAAATAGATGTACAGAAAGCTCTTGGTCAAATCAATTATTAA